TAGTCATTCCATCTTCATACTCCTTTCCCCCCCCTTCTTCTAATGACAGTGAACTGATTCCTCATGTTCTTATCCAAACGCTGAATCAAAAGCACAGCAGGAACAGAACCCTCTCCATGCCTTCTTTTATTCCGCTCTCTCCATATTGTATGAATAGCTGATTGGAACATGTATCTTGCTGTAAAGAGTTTTGTTTTGCTCCATCTCGAATCTCCAGTAAGGAGACTAACCAAGATGTCCCAATTCGCAGAGTACTGATCTCTTAGTACACCCTTCATGAGTGTCTCCCAAACTTGTGTTGAGTAAGGACACTCAAAAAATAAGTGGCTTTGAGTCTCCAGCGGTTCTTGACATAGAACACAAGAAGCATCAACATTACCATTCCATTTTTGCATCCTCTCCCCTGTTGATAACCTCCCACGCATAGCAAGCCACGTAATAAACGAGAACTTCGGTGTCGCATGTTTAAACCAGACAGCTTGAAACCAATGGCAAGGGAGATGCTTCTCTCGAATACAAAGCCAAGTTTCCTTAGTAGAGAAAACTTTTTTGTATTTGCCTTTCTCATTCCTCCATAATGGGATATCATTCTCTTGAACCCAGTTTCTCTTAAACTTCTCTATCTCCACTTCAATCCTGTTGAAAGTTTGCACGCGATGATGTCTCCGTCGGTGCCGCAAACAATCAGCTACTGTCCCATTTGTTACTATGCCCATATCAATGCACCCTCCATCTCTGACTACATCCATTAAACACCCCAAGGAACTCCATTTTTCATGCCAAAAGGAAGTGTTCCTTCTGTCCCGAACCTCAACTCTATAGAGATCCTTTGCATTTTCCTTGCACTTAAGTATTTTCTTCCACATCCAAGACCCACACTGAGTAGTTTCCTTTATCGTCCAGAAAGATCCTTTTCGAATGAGGTAAATTTTTATCCAGTTAACCCAAAGAGAATCAGCAGAAAGAATTCTCCAAACCAGCTTAAGACAACAGACCTGATTCACCTCTTTCAAAGGTCTTAACCCCAAGCCTCCCTCTCGTTTCGTTCGACAGATATCTTCCCACGAAACCTTCGCCTTCCTTCCATTTAACTCAGGTCCAGACCACAAAAAAGCAGCACAGATTCTCTCAATTTCTTTAACGCATCCACTGGGAAGCCGGAACGCTGCCATCCAGAAGTTGGTGAGACTTCTTATAACTGAGTTTATAAGTTGCAATCTTCCAGCATAAGATAGGAATCTCCCTCTCCAAGAACTTATCCTCTTCCTTATCTTCTCTACTAACGGCAGAAAGTCTGTGACAGTCATATTCTTTGTTAACAATGGCAAGCCAAGATAACGCACAGGTAGCTTACCAGTAGCAAAATTGAATTGTCTTAGGATCTCTTCTCCTCTCTGATCTGCCCCAGCAACAAACAGCACCGATTTCTCTCTGCTGATCTTGAGGCCACTCATCTTATCATACTCTTCAAAGACCTTAAGAATCCCTTCAATCGACTTTCTTGACCCATCCGTAAATATCATCAAATCATCCGCAAAACACAAATGTGTAATCTCTATGTTTTTGCACCTTGGGTGGTACCCTATCTTCCCTTTTCTTGTTGCTTCATCCAGCATTTTAGATAAAACGTtcatgcaaatcacaaataaGTAAGGGGAGAGAGAGCATCCTTGCCTTAAACCTCTTCTACTCTGAAAATAGCCTGCGAGCTCGCCATTGACTTGAACGGAAAAGGAAGCTGAAGTGATACACAATGAAATCCAGTTTATGAACTTTGCCGGTAATCCCAACGCTTTCAGTGTGTTGATCAGAAATGACCACTGAACCGAATCAAATGCCTTGGAGATATCGACTTGCATTGCGCATCTTGGGGAAATATCATCTTTGTGGTAGTCCTTTACCAATTCTGTGGCAAGTAGAACGTTCTCCATCAACAAGCGATCCTTGATAAATGCAGATTGGTTCAGGGAGATGAATTTAGGCAATACACTCTTCAGCCTGTTTGCCACTATCTTTGATATGACCTTATACAGCACATTGCAACATGATATAGGGCGGTAATCCTTCATCATTTTTGCTTCCACCTTCTTTGGAACAAGGGTCAGTATTGTCGAATTCAAACCCTTAGGTAAGAATCCCTTGACAAAGAACGACTGAACCGCCATGGTAATATCGTCACCAATTATCTCCCAAGCCTCTTTGAAGAACTCTGTTGTAAACCCATCAGGCCCTGGTGATTTGTTTCCCGGCATTCGAAACAAGACCTCCTTAATCTCTTCTCTAGTAACTTCTCTTTCCAGCTTAATACAGTCAATCTCACCGCATTGAAACCCCAATAGCTCCTTCAAAGTATCTACCGAAACTCCTTCATAGTCCACTGGCTCCAATCTCATAAACTCAACAAAATAATTCTCAGCTTCCCCTTTTATCTCCTCATCTGTCTTTGCTATTGTTCCATCAGCTCTAGTAATTTCATGGATAGCATTTCTAATCTCTCTTATCTTAGCTGAGCTGTGAAAGAAGTGGTTATTCCCATCACCCACATCAAGCCAGTGAACTTTTGATCTCTGTTTTAGAAATTCCTCCTCCAAATCTGCTAGTCTTTGCCATCTGTTCATCGCTACTCCTTCTGCTCGAATATTCTCCACACTTGGATTTTCCATGGTTTCCTTCTGTCTGAAGCAAAGCACTTGGTATGCTTCTCTGGTTCTCTTAGATAAATCTCCTAGCTTACTCTTACAGAGCTCTCTCAGCGGTTGCTTCAGAGCCTCTAAACGTTTTGTAAGCATGAACATAGCTGAGGTCGAGATGTATAGCGCTTCATAGTCTTTCCATTGATTCTCCATAATAGCATTAAACTCAGACATCTTCGCTATAGCATTTGTGAATTTGAAAGGCTTCCGCTTCCTGCTTTCCTCTCTTTTCAAATGGATTCTACATCTTAAGTGGTCAGAGCAACCTCCCGACTCAAACACACAATAGACTCGCGAATCATTCATCAACTCTTCATTTATAAGCACTCTGTCCAACTTCTTACAGATTAGCCCCTCTTCTCTTTTGTTACACCATGTGTATCTTGGTCCATGATAGCTCATATCCGTCAATCTGCAGTACCCTACTATTGTCTGAAAATCCCTCATCCCCAACGGGATTCTTGGTGAATCCTCAAACCCCGAATGCTCCTCACCCTCCAAAATCTCATTATAATCTCCCATCAACATCCATCGCTTGTTCTTCAGCATCGGCACATCATAATGATTCTTTAAGTCTTCCCATAGCTCCTTCCTTTCTTCCACTGTGTTAAGAGCGTAGATAAAGGAACAAAAGAACTCTTCCTCACCCGATAACAAAATTGAGCAAGTAATAAGTTGCGCACTTTTGTAGATAGGTGTTACCCTCACTTCTGATCTCCATAGAACCCAAATCCTTCCTAATCTGTTGTACTCATAGTTAGCCATAAAACTCCAATCTTTAAAAACTTCCCCCACAATCTTCTCTGCTCTACTCTCCTTAACTCTTGTTTCAATAAGGCAACCAAAAAGAATTGATTGATCTTGTAACCATTTCCTCACCACCTCCTGTTTAGTTGATTTATTGAAACCTCGTATATTCCAAAAGAAACCCGCCATTAGTGATTTTTCCTAGAACCCCTTCTCATATCCTTAACATGATCTGAAGGTTCTGGATTCACCACTCTATGATTCGTCTTTGAGAGCCTCGGCAACGTCTGTCTTGCTCTCCCTTTTTTATTTGCATCAACACTATCCTCTGCCAAACTCTGAACTATATCTTCCACTTCTTCATTTCTCATTTCCTCAACTTCCTCCATACGCTCTACATCTatctcttctcctttctcatcCATGTTTCTCAGAGCATCAAATCTGGATGGAGTAGCTATAGTCACTTGACCATATTTCAGGCTTTGTGATTTCGGACTCTTCCCAAGTTTTTCTCCGGAGATTGTTTTCCATTCGtttatttccccttcctctaTTGTAACTGCCACAATTCCTGCACTTCTATTACTACTCTTGCCTCCACTTGATTCTGCCCCCAATACACGTTCCTTTTCAATAATCACATCCTCATTGTCTCCTTCCCTTCCCTGATCCACCTTCTTTAACTGACCGCTTTTTGGAACATCCCTCTCCTTACTCTTTGGACTCCTCTGTTCCTCTGCCTTATCCACCTTCCCATTCTTACAGAAGGTTGCATAATGCCCCCATCTGCTACATGTTTCACATCGAGCTGGAAGCCGAGGGTATGCGAAATCCACCGCAACCTTCACACCTTGGATTGTGAAATCAATCCTCTGCGGTAACTCTCTTGATAAATCTGCTTTGACAAAAACCTTTGCCATATCAAAGTTTGTACACGCAATGGTTTCTGGATGTAGATGATCAGGGACCCCTACAGCACTTGTCATGAAACTCAATCCCTCCCAAGAGTACATGCTCATAGGTACCCCCGTTAGATGAACCCAGAGAGGTATCAAGCTTTCATTCAAATCCTCAACATCTGGTGACCATTTTGATACTACCATTGGTACCCCCGCTATGTTCCACATCCCTCTTCTCACAACCTTATCTCTTATCTTCTCACTAGTAATCCTGATCCGCATCGTTTTCTCATCCATCACAATCACTTCCAGCTTCTGCGATGTCTCACCAAATGCCCAGATTTTGTTAACAATCATATGAACTTTTGCGATATGAGGTGCTGTCTCCAGAAACCTTGCTATCACAAAATCATCCCAAAGAGGATTTGATTTCTCCACAATCTCCGCTGGAACCTCCACTGACCTTTTCCCCTCTGAAATTGAGATATCGAGATCATATTTCTTCATAACTTGTCTCCCCTGCGCCACCTTCGCCCATGATTTCTCCTTCTGCTTAATCTCCGGTGAAAGGGCTACCGGATTCACCATCGGAACCTTCTCTACTGCCTCCATGGACAGCGGAGATCGAGAATCGAGTATCGCCTTCGAGATCGCCAAAATCGCCAAGGTTCGAGATCGCCAAAATCGCCAAGGTTCgagtaatttcactaggcttttaggttagttttgcatttgattcaagtttgggtataggtttggggttaaaatcaagttgtgggttagttttggcaaaaaccccaattacataagtgtcaattaaaaataatggacatctgtaaaaattagtttcactacatatacatatctaagaaacaaaattttgaaaaaaaatcaccggcaaactatattaataggttagtgttcaaatctaatacaTCAAGCTGCTATAGAATATAAGTGTACAcccgaaatataaatgtttgtctagtatatattcaccagctctgtttaaaaatcatctaattagaacaacaaaataaattattatttcacAAGTCCGGGTAATATTTGAATccaaacgggtaatatccgaaccctaatggatatccaaagataaccaaacataagtatacttaactctatatttctagtttattattttcattttattcaaaatatttatattaataattcttattgctcaaaattagataatatacatataattatggacaaaattatttgctactcacttaaaatacaaatcaagttcttgtttctcgcatttacaaaagttgcatctaaaatttcaaaacaacaactaaattagtgtctttctatttttaaagttttatcttcaaacatattaatagtttaatcttttaaaattaaaaaaaaaacatttaagttaaaatatattttaaatacaaaaagcttaaacaatgaataacttatttattttttcttcaaaatttaagtatctgaacccgacccaaaatatccgaacccgacccaaaatatctgaacccgaacacAAAATACTCGAACCCGACTCAAagtgtagaaatacccgaacgggttttatacctttatactgaaatatccGATACAAAGATGAATGTGTATCCTAACGCCCACCCCTgtgatatatgatcatttgtatcttgcttgaacaaaaaaaaaagttgaatcattgatcacaaaatttttaatgtgagacttttaccatttttagtaacttatagtcatttttaaaaattcaaaatataaaatataagaaaaaaatctaattgtttttattatatgcttaatgtgattgtttaatttcttttaatagtgtaaaattaaaaaaaaaaaaaagagagaggttagaattttttttatcaaatatgtattattcataatcattaattgtcatatatatgttaaccatattaggtaatttcgaggtttttatttaatgaaagaaaaaaatattattttgtacactattaattaatttaatagttagtttaataaaaagcatactatatgtttatatgaaccaacttatttttctaaccatgctaagaatcattctcgtgatgacacgtggctacggAAAGATGTTGTAATGCTCCAACATTGATACATAGGGGATAGAGTGAGATTTCATTTCTTAAGTTGTAGAAGATTCTTGGCAAGAATGTGGACTTAGCTAATACCTggattgtattttttttccatCCAATGAGAAAAACTATGAACAAATTGTCATGATATTTAGAGAAAAAGTAAGCAAATatctttaaatattattatccatatttagaaactttttttttcagttcCAGATTTAGAAACTATGTTATCAATAGAATTGatttttgatgtaaaaaaaaagaagctatattatatcctctcttttttttgtcggcAACTATATAATCCAAATTACGTATAATaccaattcaataaaaaaaaaaaaaggaatatgaAAAAGCGCCGGTATTTGCCATGTCCACGATATTCGGACTTTCTTGTTGTCTTATTTAGTGCCTATATTAATATAACTGAATAAAATTCCCATTGGATAATATAATTCCACGTGGCATTTAATCCACGCCTTTATACAAAAACTCACTTCGTTTATAAAATTCCGAGTCTCTCCGGCGGCTTTCATCACACTCCAGAGATAGACAGAAGAAGCAGAGAGTTCGTTTCCAGCCACGTAGATTCCAATTTCTCTCCGATCTCATTTAAGTCGTCTATTGGATCACCCGTAACATTTCATTCCATTATGTTAAATGCGAAGAATCGATCATGAcgatcttatttttcttttaaatcttgtatttaaaattgattaatgAGTATAGATCAGTGTTCTAAAAACCAACGTCTAGCAATTTTTTGAATATTggtattaattttataatgtaACAAAATGTTGATATATCAGGTGAGATTGGTAGAAAAATGTCGAACATAGACATAGAAGGGATAATGAAGGATCTGCCTAACGATGGGAGGACTCCTAAGACGAAGATTGTTTGCACTTTAGGTCCTGCCTCTCGCTCTGTTCCTATGATTGAGAAGCTTCTCAGAGCGGGAATGAACGTTGCTCGTTTCAACTTCTCTCATGGTAGCCATGAGTACCATCAGGAGACTCTTGACAATCTCCGCGCCGCTATGCAGAATACAGGCATGCTCGCTGCTGTTATGCTTGACACAAAGGTCtaatctttctctcttcttttactGATTGATCTCGCTGTTGAACACTAAGATCCAGGGCCGTTCATGCGCCAAACCTGATGAAACATTCCATTCAAGCgtcctcccccccccccccccccccccctccccaaaaaaaaaagaattgaaaaagtTTATTTATACACAGGCtcccaaatttgtaaaaaaaaaaacattcagaccTCTGAACTATCAAAATCTTTACTAAATTGTCTACGACGGTCCCCAAAAATCTCAGGGCGAGTAAGATCATGAATATGGCTGTTTAAATTGTGTtcaagtatataaagtatttactcCATGAAAGCTTCAGCCTCTTAATTAAGAAACTTTGGTTGAGAAAATTGACATTTTTAGTATGAAAATGGAGAGAAGATGGAACTACAACATGGTTGATGTTAAGAGTGTAATTGGTTTCTGTTTGAGTTGCTTTAGTGTTTACACTTTGCTAGTTACTGTTGATGGATCCATAGATCTCAGAAACATCTGTGTTAATTGATGGCGCTGGCTCTAACTAGCAACCAATAGATCTTATGTGTTGATTAGAGAATCATTATGGTTGGAGTTTATTAGTTAGTGTTTTACAActttttgatatatatgttgCATGTTATTACCACAGGGACCTGAGATTCGTACCGGTTTCTTGAAAGATGGGAACCTTATACAACTCAAGGAAGGTCAGGAGATAACTATCAGCACTGATTACGACATCAAGGGTGATGAGAAAACGATCTCCATGAGCTACAAAAAGCTGCCGGTGGATGTTCAGCCCGGACACACCATACTATGTGCAGATGGAAGCATAAGTCTAGCTGTACTGTCGTGCGATCCAAAGGCTGGAACTGTACGATGTCGATGTGAGAATACAGCGATGCTGGGGGAAAGAAAGAACGTGAATCTCCCCGGTGTTGTTGTTGATCTCCCCACTTTGACTGAGAAAGATGTGGAAGATATTTTGAAATGGGGTGTTCCGAACAAGATCGATATGATTGCTCTCTCCTTTGTTCGCAAAGGATCGGATCTTGTTAATGTGAGGAAAGTACTTGGATCTCATTCCAAGAGTATAATGTTGATGTCCAAGGTTGAGAACCAGGAAGGAGTGTTGAACTTCGATGACATCTTGCGTGAAACGGATGCGTTCATGGTTGCTCGTGGCGATCTCGGGATGGAGATTCCTATAGAGAAGATCTTCTTGGCTCAAAAGATGATGATCTACAAATGTAACCTCGCTGGTAAACCGGTGGTCACAGCCACTCAAATGCTCGAGTCTATGATAAAATCTCCAAGGCCAACACGAGCTGAAGCCACGGATGTAGCAAACGCGGTTCTCGATGGCACGGACTGTGTCATGCTCAGCGGTGAAAGCGCTGCAGGAGCCTACCCTGAGATAGCAGTGAAAACAATGGCTAAAATCTGCATCGAAGCTGAGTCATCTCTTGATTACAACACAATCTTCAAGGAGATGATTAGAGCAACACCACTTCCAATGAGCACGCTGGAGAGTCTCGCATCATCCGCTGTAAGAACAGCAAACAAAGCCAGGGCTAAACTCATCATCGTGTTGACCAGAGGAGGTACAACGGCTAAACTCGTCGCTAAGTATAGACCAGCTGTGCCGATTCTCTCGGTGGTTGTTCCTGTTTTCACCAGCGATACGTTTAACTGGAGCTGCAGCGATGAGTCGCCGGCGAGGCATAGTTTGATATACAGAGGTTTGATTCCTGTTTTGGCTGAAGGATCTGCAAAGGCCACTGACAGTGAATCTACAGAGGAGATCATTGAGTCTGCTTTGAAGTCGGCTACTGAAAAAGGACTCTGTAACCATGGTGATGCTGTGGTGGCTCTCCACCGTATTGGAGCTGCTTCTGTTATCAAGATCTGTGTTGTCAAGTGATCTTTTTGCCAAATCATCAGCATCTTCTCACGGCTTATGTTTCATGACTAAATAAAGAACAGGAAACAGCTTCCTGACAGTGTTTTGGGTTTCTGTTGGCATTTCTTCTGTTTTgctatttttttagtttataagatCTTATGAGTTCATGCACTTATTGTTACTCAAGTGCAGTGGCACACCTAATCTACACTATGTAGCTTTTAACTACAATAGCAAATAGCTGAGGACTTTAATTCCAAGACATGTCACTAGCATATATACATGAATATGAAACATAAAGCATGCCATGTCACTAGCACATTACATACATGAGACCCATCATTACAAAACATAAGTAGCTCAGGAAGTCATAAGCTTCTTGTTTCTACAGAAGCTAGTCAGTACCAAAAGAAGAGCCATTAGGAATTAGCCGATAATTTTATAAGTTCTAATGGAAGAGAAGGACAAATGTACAAGAAAAAacaatcttcttcctcttgagGATGCTGCAGAATCTTTGGCTTCTCAGTCAATATCTATCATGACCACTTCCTGAGACAGACCACTGATATTCCCTTGTTTGCTGCTATCTGAGGATGCAGCTGGTGGATCTTGTTCAATCTCGATGAGTTCTTCAATGATCTTTGGAGTTTGTCTCAACAATCTCTCCTGCTCTGAAGGCTTTTGGAGAAGCTCTCTCTCCTCTAAATACTCCTCTAATGTAGGATAGAGTTAAAGGTATTCAAGTGTAAAAcattatatgaaaattttgaagatgTGTTGAAGATGATTAGATTGTAAAAAGGATATTCTTTTCTCCATCCTTTCTCATTAGCACAGTTGATGCGTTTTTGAAGAATGATAAGCTGCCTTGTTATCcactggttttttttttcaatcattCACACAAGAAATGTGAGATGCAGCACCAAGAAAATGACTTGTGTATGTATGATCATCATCAAGTGTTTTAGAGAAGATACTTACATGTTTTGTTATATCCTCATGGAGGACCTTAGCCTTCTGCTCCATCTCAACCTAATTTAGAAACAAAGACAGCTCTTCACCTTCATGGAGGTAATTTGTGATACAACACAACTTAAATATGTGTTGTGTTACTGTTAACAACTTACAATAGTTGGTTGTCTTAGAAGGCCACTCATAATTTTATGCTTCAAATCATCAACCTCTTCCTGAAGAGGAAATGTTTTAGCTTTTAAGAAGTAAAACCAAAGAAAATTTTAACCAATCTACACACTCATACCAGAACACAGCattggaaacaaacaatagtaactagtcaccTTGGTTATGTCAGAATCATCCAGCTTAGCAATGCTAACATCACTTGCTATACCAGCAACATAGAGAAACATGCCCTTGTCATCAACACATTTGATGTCtacagagaagaaaaaaaaagaaaaaaaactcagaGATCAGATATAGAAAGTTGACATTATTACAATATCTAGAAGTCTAAAGAAAATACTAATAATCACAAGTTCTGGTTTACCTGTAACCTGCAAGATCTGGAACGCTACAGGATCTCTAGGGTCATTCCTCACTTTCACAAAGCTTCCTACCACTTTGCTCCTAAAACTCTCACTCTGCTTCACTAACTCTAAGACCAAGCTCTTGCGTAGATAAACAAGCTTTATATTATCTGCACTGATCGCAGCTAAACCGGTTGGTCTCATCTCAGGTTTTACTTCCTTCTCACAAGGTTCCTCATCCTCTGACGTTTCTGTCTTCTGCTTCTTGCAAGGCACTGAAACATTCTCATTCTTCTCACCAAAGCCACGTTCCAAGAGTGTGATATACTCCAACTGCTCAACGTTCTCTTTAAAATGAGCATTTAAAAGTGAGTAAATCCTCCTTTGATTCACATACTTCTTCCTGAAGATAGAGAACAGCTTCTCGTCACACcgaactttcttcttcttcttttcatcaTCAAGCAGGTTTTTCTGACGAATGTATCTTCTGATAACTGACTCAACACTGTGTTGAGACATCTCCTCTCTTGTGTCTTCCCCTATGGACGTCAGGAAATCAATAAGAGGCTTTGAACCCCATCCAATAAACTCCATTCTCTTTGGTTTGAGTGTTGTCTTATAATCTTCTACATCATCAACCCCATAATTAGTTAAGGAAAACTCTggaccatcatcatcatcatccttgaTCTTGATGCCTTTCTTTGGTGACTTTGAAGAGTTGACATGATGAAGCTCAAACTTGGGATCATCTTTGTACCTTGACTTAGCCTTAGCAGCTTTCGTTCTTGACTTTGAAGCAATGACATCATCAAAAGTCACCCCTTCTTGATTCTTTATTATCTCCCAATACTCAAGAAACAGACACTCAAATGTATCCCTGTCTGTTAAGTCAATCTTATCCTGCAAACCAGTTAAAATGAATGTTAAAGCAGGATCATATTTTTTGAACCAGTGGATGTGGCAGGTTTTGAAACATTACCCCAGTAGCATCATATTCTTGAATCTCTTCTAAAGTAATGACATACTCTTGGCAATGATTGCATAAGCCTTTGTTCTCTTTAAGGTGCATAAACTCAGCACGAGTAACACAGCCTTGACATACAGCATGTGGGCAACAGAGACAGAACAGCTTTGGTCTCTTGTTACACAAGTGGCAACTGTGCCACactgaaaattgaaaaaattattaaaaaacctTAACAAACAAGCCCTTCAGAAAGcgagtattaaaaatataaaataacctTCTGGCTTCAAAAATTAAACTGCAAACTATATTATGTAAGTATGTGATAGTGATAAAGTTAGGACTTACTACAGATCAAAGATTCTTCATTGTTCTGTATTGAGATATTCTTTTCAACGCAAGAAGCATGATAAACTTTTGGACAGTCCCTGAAAATATCAAATAAGCAAAGTACATAATGCATCTATTTAATATTCATATTGACGAGTATTACATAGAAAAAAGAGAAACGAACTTTCCTAAGATCAAGAAACACTTAGAAGATTTACATTTTGATAAAGCCTTTGTCaccctaattaaaataaataattatactaGTTTCAGCCAGCcttgaaaaatgaaaatgatgagTCCTCCTATAACCAAGCCTAAAAGACGTAAATACCCTTCCTTCATCAGGAGAAATCAAATCAAGAACATGCAAAAGGATGAACAAAAACACTTAAACgaaacagcagcagcaacaTTATGATTGAGTttctctagagagagagagggtgaaaGACTCACTTGTAGTCACAGAGCATTAAGCTTCCACCATCTTTGCAGACGAAGCACCAGTCCTCGCACTCCTTCTCCTCCCCTTCCTCATCG
This genomic stretch from Brassica napus cultivar Da-Ae chromosome C9, Da-Ae, whole genome shotgun sequence harbors:
- the LOC106410898 gene encoding uncharacterized protein At5g08430-like yields the protein MKARDMDAVEIVDVDDEEGEEKECEDWCFVCKDGGSLMLCDYKDCPKVYHASCVEKNISIQNNEESLICMWHSCHLCNKRPKLFCLCCPHAVCQGCVTRAEFMHLKENKGLCNHCQEYVITLEEIQEYDATGDKIDLTDRDTFECLFLEYWEIIKNQEGVTFDDVIASKSRTKAAKAKSRYKDDPKFELHHVNSSKSPKKGIKIKDDDDDGPEFSLTNYGVDDVEDYKTTLKPKRMEFIGWGSKPLIDFLTSIGEDTREEMSQHSVESVIRRYIRQKNLLDDEKKKKKVRCDEKLFSIFRKKYVNQRRIYSLLNAHFKENVEQLEYITLLERGFGEKNENVSVPCKKQKTETSEDEEPCEKEVKPEMRPTGLAAISADNIKLVYLRKSLVLELVKQSESFRSKVVGSFVKVRNDPRDPVAFQILQVTDIKCVDDKGMFLYVAGIASDVSIAKLDDSDITKEEVDDLKHKIMSGLLRQPTIVEMEQKAKVLHEDITKHWITRQLIILQKRINCANEKGWRKELEEYLEERELLQKPSEQERLLRQTPKIIEELIEIEQDPPAASSDSSKQGNISGLSQEVVMIDID
- the LOC106410899 gene encoding pyruvate kinase, cytosolic isozyme translates to MSNIDIEGIMKDLPNDGRTPKTKIVCTLGPASRSVPMIEKLLRAGMNVARFNFSHGSHEYHQETLDNLRAAMQNTGMLAAVMLDTKGPEIRTGFLKDGNLIQLKEGQEITISTDYDIKGDEKTISMSYKKLPVDVQPGHTILCADGSISLAVLSCDPKAGTVRCRCENTAMLGERKNVNLPGVVVDLPTLTEKDVEDILKWGVPNKIDMIALSFVRKGSDLVNVRKVLGSHSKSIMLMSKVENQEGVLNFDDILRETDAFMVARGDLGMEIPIEKIFLAQKMMIYKCNLAGKPVVTATQMLESMIKSPRPTRAEATDVANAVLDGTDCVMLSGESAAGAYPEIAVKTMAKICIEAESSLDYNTIFKEMIRATPLPMSTLESLASSAVRTANKARAKLIIVLTRGGTTAKLVAKYRPAVPILSVVVPVFTSDTFNWSCSDESPARHSLIYRGLIPVLAEGSAKATDSESTEEIIESALKSATEKGLCNHGDAVVALHRIGAASVIKICVVK